From Micromonospora sp. NBC_01699, a single genomic window includes:
- a CDS encoding SIS domain-containing protein: MAYVDAEINSQPDCWLRAATLAGPSADALPRRGERVAVVGCGTSWFMAMAYAALRERAGHGETDAFQASEFPAGRHYDRIIAITRSGTTTEVLDLLASVDGRTPSTVIVGDPDSPAVGLATANVRLPFADERSVVQTRFATSALALLRAHLGENLDALAHDAEVAVRAPLPVDPAQIEQATFLGRGWTIGLAQEAALKCREAATFWSEAYPAMDYRHGPIAIAGPGRMVWAFGDIPEGLAEEITSTGAAFVHSRTNGTHTVLGDWAAGRTALDPMADLILAQRFAVALAVSRGLDPDTPRNLTRSVVLT, from the coding sequence ATGGCGTACGTCGACGCGGAGATCAACAGCCAGCCCGACTGCTGGTTGCGGGCCGCCACACTCGCCGGCCCGTCGGCCGACGCACTACCCCGGCGAGGCGAGCGGGTCGCCGTCGTCGGCTGCGGCACCTCCTGGTTCATGGCCATGGCGTACGCCGCCCTGCGCGAGCGCGCCGGCCACGGCGAAACCGACGCGTTCCAGGCATCGGAGTTCCCCGCCGGCCGCCACTACGACCGGATCATCGCGATCACCCGCTCCGGCACCACCACCGAGGTCCTCGACCTGCTCGCCTCGGTCGACGGCCGGACCCCCAGCACGGTCATCGTCGGCGACCCCGACTCACCCGCCGTCGGCCTCGCCACCGCGAACGTACGACTGCCCTTCGCCGACGAGCGGTCGGTGGTGCAGACCCGGTTCGCCACCAGCGCCCTGGCACTGCTGCGCGCACACCTCGGCGAGAACCTCGACGCGCTGGCCCACGACGCCGAGGTGGCCGTACGCGCCCCGCTGCCGGTCGACCCGGCCCAGATCGAACAGGCCACCTTCCTCGGCCGGGGCTGGACCATCGGGCTCGCCCAGGAGGCCGCCCTCAAGTGCCGGGAGGCGGCCACCTTCTGGTCGGAGGCGTACCCGGCGATGGACTACCGGCACGGCCCGATCGCCATCGCCGGCCCCGGCCGGATGGTCTGGGCGTTCGGCGACATCCCCGAGGGCCTGGCCGAGGAGATCACCAGCACCGGCGCCGCCTTCGTCCACAGCCGCACCAACGGCACCCACACCGTGCTCGGCGACTGGGCCGCCGGCCGTACGGCGCTCGACCCGATGGCCGACCTGATCCTGGCGCAGCGGTTCGCGGTGGCCCTCGCCGTCAGCCGCGGCCTCGACCCGGACACCCCGCGCAACCTCACCCGCTCCGTGGTGCTGACGTGA
- a CDS encoding ROK family protein, translating to MTQAAPPARSTPPADPSVVIALDVGGTGIKCALVRPDGTSHHTERHPTRADRGPDAVVRTILDIAAGLADRARTDGLDPVAVGIAVPGVVDEAAGVAVWSANVGFRDVPLRALAGEHLGLPAALGHDVRAGGIAEARIGAGRGGRHVLFVAIGTGIAAALTIDGTAFVGAHGAAGELGHIVVRPDGPRCGCGQVGCLEAVASAAAVGRRYTELAGEPASAAEVVRRAVAGEKLATRIWQETVEALADGLLIAQALYDPAVVVIGGGLAEAGDELLVPLRAALRTRLTFHREPELVPATLGDEAGCLGAALLALDVIGAAPTPDR from the coding sequence GTGACCCAGGCCGCCCCGCCGGCCCGGTCCACCCCGCCCGCCGACCCGTCCGTCGTCATCGCGCTCGACGTCGGCGGCACCGGCATCAAATGCGCACTGGTCCGCCCGGACGGCACCAGCCACCACACCGAACGGCACCCCACCCGTGCCGACCGGGGACCCGACGCGGTGGTCCGGACCATCCTCGACATCGCCGCGGGCCTGGCCGACCGGGCCCGCACCGACGGGCTCGACCCGGTGGCCGTCGGCATCGCCGTACCCGGGGTGGTGGACGAGGCCGCCGGGGTGGCGGTCTGGTCGGCGAACGTGGGCTTCCGCGACGTACCGCTGCGGGCCCTTGCCGGCGAACACCTCGGGCTGCCGGCGGCGCTCGGCCACGACGTGCGCGCGGGCGGCATCGCGGAGGCGCGGATCGGCGCCGGCCGGGGCGGCCGCCACGTACTGTTCGTCGCCATCGGCACCGGCATCGCCGCCGCGCTCACCATCGACGGTACGGCGTTCGTCGGCGCGCACGGCGCGGCCGGCGAACTCGGACACATCGTCGTACGCCCGGACGGGCCCCGCTGCGGCTGCGGCCAGGTCGGCTGCCTGGAGGCGGTCGCCTCGGCCGCCGCCGTCGGCCGCCGCTACACCGAACTGGCCGGCGAACCGGCGAGCGCGGCCGAGGTGGTCCGCCGGGCGGTGGCCGGGGAGAAGCTCGCCACCCGGATCTGGCAGGAAACCGTGGAAGCGCTCGCCGACGGGCTGCTGATCGCGCAGGCGCTCTACGACCCGGCGGTGGTGGTGATCGGCGGCGGTCTGGCCGAGGCCGGTGACGAACTGCTCGTCCCGCTGCGCGCGGCCCTGCGCACCCGGTTGACCTTCCACCGGGAGCCGGAACTGGTCCCGGCCACGCTCGGCGACGAAGCCGGCTGCCTCGGCGCCGCCCTGCTCGCCCTCGACGTCATCGGCGCCGCCCCCACCCCCGACCGGTAG
- the nagA gene encoding N-acetylglucosamine-6-phosphate deacetylase, whose translation MTERVTGKVVTPTGVIRQGCVELDGERITAVAEYPSIRDGNWIVPGFVDIHTHGGGGHTFTTGDADEARAAAEFHLSHGTTTLLASLVSSPAELMQQATSAYAPLVKEGVLAGVHFEGPYLSEVRCGAQNPEFLRDPSLDELTELIEAGEGAVRMVTIAPERPGALDAIRLLVNRGVVAAVGHTDATYAQTVAAVNAGATVATHLFNGMRSPHHREPGPVFALLGAPSVVCELVADGLHLHDGTLHFAASVGGADRSALITDAMAAAGMPDGEYELGGQAVVVADQAARLARDGAIAGSTLTMDAALRRAVEAGITLSDACRMASTTPARAIGLGDHLGALIPNHRADLVELDENLQVLRVMRAGTWLP comes from the coding sequence GTGACGGAACGCGTGACTGGCAAGGTGGTTACCCCGACCGGGGTCATCCGGCAGGGGTGTGTGGAACTCGACGGCGAACGGATCACCGCGGTCGCCGAGTACCCGTCGATCCGGGACGGGAACTGGATCGTGCCGGGCTTCGTCGACATCCACACCCACGGCGGCGGCGGGCACACCTTCACCACCGGCGACGCGGACGAAGCCCGTGCGGCGGCGGAATTCCACCTCTCCCACGGCACCACCACCCTGCTGGCCAGCCTGGTCAGCTCGCCGGCCGAGCTGATGCAGCAGGCAACCTCCGCGTACGCCCCGCTGGTCAAGGAGGGGGTGCTCGCCGGTGTCCACTTCGAGGGTCCGTACCTGTCCGAGGTCCGGTGCGGGGCGCAGAACCCGGAGTTCCTGCGCGACCCGTCGCTCGACGAACTCACCGAGCTGATCGAGGCCGGCGAAGGTGCCGTACGCATGGTCACCATCGCCCCGGAGCGTCCCGGCGCGCTGGACGCGATCCGGCTGCTCGTCAACCGTGGCGTGGTCGCCGCGGTCGGGCACACCGACGCCACGTACGCCCAGACCGTGGCCGCGGTGAACGCCGGGGCGACCGTCGCCACCCACCTGTTCAACGGCATGCGCTCGCCGCACCACCGCGAACCCGGCCCGGTGTTCGCACTGCTCGGCGCGCCGAGCGTGGTCTGCGAACTGGTCGCCGACGGCCTCCACCTGCACGACGGCACGCTGCACTTCGCCGCCTCCGTCGGCGGTGCGGACCGGTCCGCCCTGATCACCGACGCGATGGCCGCCGCCGGCATGCCCGACGGCGAGTACGAGCTGGGCGGGCAGGCCGTCGTGGTGGCCGACCAGGCGGCCCGGCTGGCCCGCGACGGTGCCATCGCCGGCAGCACCCTCACCATGGACGCCGCCCTGCGTCGCGCCGTCGAGGCCGGAATCACCCTGTCCGACGCCTGCCGGATGGCCTCCACCACCCCCGCCCGCGCCATCGGCCTCGGCGACCACCTGGGCGCCCTCATCCCCAACCACCGCGCCGACCTGGTCGAACTGGACGAAAACCTCCAGGTCCTCCGCGTAATGCGCGCCGGCACCTGGCTCCCATAA
- a CDS encoding APC family permease — translation MEQQRLPTVLDRRLGVPDAVVIGLGSMLGAGVFVVFAPATAAAGSATGLLIALAIAGFVAWCNATSSARLAARYPESGGTYVYGRERLGDLAGFLAGWAFVAGKTASCAAMALTVGAYLWPGQARIVAVVAVLAVTAVNLGGIAKTARATRWLVAATLVVLGTVAIIGLTAGSADPSRLTDTAGISGYGVLGAAGLLFFAFAGYARIATLGEEVRDPERTIPRAVPLALGLVLLIYLSLATISLSVLGADRLATSSAPLADVVTAAGLPDLTPLVRVGAAVAVTGVLLALVAGVGRTMLAMARRRDLPGALAAVHPRHRVPHRAELLVAGVVIVLVSLGDLATAIGFSSCTVLVYYAITNAAALTLGRDPNRRLPVQALAALGLVGCLTLAATLPLTSVLSGLAILTLGALTHTLLTRN, via the coding sequence ATGGAGCAACAGCGGTTGCCAACAGTGCTGGACCGGCGACTCGGCGTGCCCGACGCGGTGGTCATCGGACTCGGCTCGATGCTCGGCGCGGGCGTCTTCGTGGTCTTCGCCCCGGCGACCGCCGCCGCCGGCAGCGCCACCGGCCTGCTGATCGCGCTCGCGATCGCCGGCTTCGTCGCCTGGTGCAACGCGACCAGTTCGGCCCGGCTCGCCGCCCGTTATCCCGAATCCGGCGGCACCTACGTCTACGGGCGGGAGCGGCTCGGTGACCTCGCCGGTTTTCTTGCCGGCTGGGCGTTCGTCGCCGGCAAGACCGCGAGTTGCGCCGCGATGGCGCTCACCGTCGGCGCCTACCTCTGGCCGGGGCAGGCCAGAATCGTCGCGGTGGTTGCCGTACTCGCCGTCACCGCGGTCAACCTCGGCGGCATCGCCAAGACCGCCCGCGCCACCCGCTGGCTGGTCGCGGCCACCCTCGTGGTGCTCGGCACGGTCGCGATCATCGGTCTCACCGCCGGGTCCGCCGACCCGTCCCGGCTCACCGACACCGCCGGCATCAGCGGGTACGGCGTACTCGGCGCCGCCGGGCTGCTCTTCTTCGCGTTCGCCGGATACGCCCGGATCGCCACCCTCGGCGAGGAGGTACGCGACCCGGAGCGGACCATTCCCCGCGCGGTGCCGCTCGCACTCGGCCTGGTGCTGCTGATCTACCTGAGTCTCGCCACGATCAGCCTGTCGGTGCTCGGCGCCGACCGGCTCGCCACGTCGTCGGCCCCGCTGGCCGACGTGGTGACCGCCGCCGGCCTACCCGACCTCACCCCGCTCGTACGCGTCGGCGCGGCGGTCGCCGTCACCGGCGTACTGCTGGCCCTGGTCGCCGGGGTCGGCCGGACCATGCTGGCGATGGCCCGCCGCCGCGACCTGCCCGGCGCGCTCGCCGCCGTACACCCCCGTCACCGGGTCCCGCACCGGGCCGAGTTGCTGGTGGCGGGAGTGGTGATCGTGCTGGTCAGCCTCGGCGACCTCGCTACGGCGATCGGCTTCTCCAGCTGCACCGTGCTGGTCTACTACGCGATCACGAACGCGGCGGCCCTCACCCTCGGCCGTGACCCGAACCGCCGTCTCCCCGTACAAGCCCTGGCCGCCCTGGGCCTGGTCGGCTGCCTAACCCTCGCCGCCACCCTCCCCCTCACCAGCGTCCTGTCCGGCCTGGCCATCCTCACCCTCGGCGCCCTGACCCACACCCTCCTAACTCGGAACTAG
- a CDS encoding phosphatase PAP2 family protein gives MRESGRGTGTVRRSGLRLRRVYPGGWWFDVLLLIGLAGITLALANGHLYGVDQSVREWSDNHRPDVAYWVARVFNFLGQGGALLTPVAAILAIATGLRSRSIRPLLVVAAAFVATYVTVGPFKIWTDRAAPSSELPPTESVKIFNSHLPVDEYSMSYPSGHVANAIVWYSVISLLLVALLRALGRPDPPAGLALAIRIVPTAIVFCTTTYLSFHWITDSVAGLLLGLFIDRLITRVPWDDVPLPGLPRNVDRPGVFTSAS, from the coding sequence GTGCGAGAGAGTGGGCGGGGGACCGGAACGGTGCGGCGGTCGGGGCTGCGGCTGCGGCGGGTGTATCCGGGCGGCTGGTGGTTCGACGTTCTGCTCCTGATCGGCCTGGCCGGAATCACCCTCGCCCTCGCCAACGGTCACCTGTACGGCGTCGACCAGTCCGTACGTGAGTGGAGCGACAACCATCGGCCCGATGTCGCCTACTGGGTCGCCCGGGTGTTCAACTTTCTCGGGCAGGGTGGTGCGCTGCTCACCCCGGTCGCCGCGATCCTGGCCATCGCCACCGGCCTGCGGTCCCGCTCGATCCGGCCGCTGCTCGTCGTCGCCGCCGCGTTCGTCGCCACGTACGTCACCGTCGGGCCGTTCAAGATCTGGACCGACCGGGCCGCTCCCAGCTCCGAGCTGCCACCCACAGAGTCGGTCAAGATCTTCAACAGCCACCTGCCGGTCGACGAGTACAGCATGTCCTACCCGTCCGGGCACGTCGCCAACGCCATCGTCTGGTACAGCGTGATCTCCCTGCTCCTGGTGGCGCTGCTGCGTGCGCTGGGCCGACCGGACCCGCCCGCGGGCCTGGCGCTGGCGATCCGGATCGTGCCCACGGCGATCGTCTTCTGCACCACCACCTACCTGAGCTTTCACTGGATCACCGACAGTGTCGCCGGGCTCCTGCTCGGCCTCTTCATCGACCGGCTGATCACCCGGGTGCCGTGGGACGACGTTCCGTTGCCCGGCCTGCCGCGCAACGTCGACCGACCCGGGGTGTTCACCTCCGCCTCCTAG
- a CDS encoding DUF4032 domain-containing protein, with protein MRITSALVDPALLDLPWSTPLEQWPADHLVALPQGISRHIVRFVRLANTVYAVKETGERVAEREYDLLRALERIDFPSVQAVAIVADRQDDAGEPLDPVLITRHLQFSLPYRALFSHTLRPETMTRLLDALAALIVRMHLTGFFWGDCSLSNTLFRRDAGAFAAYLVDAETGALRTKLSNGQRGEDIEIARVNIFGEALDLQAAGLLHEAIDPEEVADQVVERYERLWHEVTYEQQVERDDRHDIEGRIRRLNEMGFDVAEVAMSLVDNGRYLVRPKVVDAGYHSRRLLRLTGLDAEENQARRLLNDLDTYRAESDLSDEQQSAHRWLTEVFEPVVRAVPAHLRKKLEPAELFVQVIEHRWRLSEQAGRDVGLAPAVQSFLADVLVHRPDEQAVLGVPVPAVTG; from the coding sequence GTGCGGATTACTTCGGCCCTCGTGGATCCGGCGCTGCTCGATCTACCGTGGTCGACGCCGCTGGAGCAGTGGCCGGCCGACCATCTGGTGGCACTTCCGCAGGGTATCTCCCGGCATATCGTACGTTTCGTACGTCTCGCCAACACCGTGTACGCGGTCAAGGAGACCGGTGAGCGGGTTGCCGAGCGGGAGTATGACCTGCTCCGGGCGTTGGAACGGATCGACTTTCCGTCGGTGCAGGCGGTGGCGATCGTCGCCGACCGGCAGGACGATGCCGGCGAGCCGCTGGATCCCGTACTGATCACCAGGCATCTACAGTTCTCGCTGCCGTACCGGGCGCTGTTCTCGCACACGTTGCGCCCGGAGACGATGACACGACTGCTGGACGCGCTCGCGGCGCTGATCGTACGGATGCATTTGACCGGTTTTTTCTGGGGTGACTGCTCGCTGTCGAACACCCTGTTCCGGCGGGACGCCGGTGCGTTCGCCGCCTACCTGGTGGACGCGGAGACCGGGGCGTTGCGCACCAAGCTCTCCAACGGCCAGCGCGGCGAGGACATCGAGATCGCCCGGGTGAACATCTTCGGCGAGGCGCTCGACCTCCAGGCGGCGGGACTGCTGCACGAGGCGATCGACCCGGAGGAGGTCGCCGACCAGGTGGTCGAGCGCTATGAGCGACTGTGGCACGAGGTCACGTACGAGCAGCAGGTGGAACGGGACGACCGGCACGACATCGAGGGCCGGATCCGGCGGCTGAACGAGATGGGCTTCGACGTCGCCGAGGTGGCGATGTCCCTTGTGGACAATGGGCGGTACCTGGTCCGGCCGAAGGTGGTCGACGCGGGTTACCACAGCCGGCGACTGCTCCGGCTGACCGGGCTCGACGCCGAGGAGAACCAGGCCCGGCGCCTGCTCAACGACCTGGACACGTACCGCGCCGAGAGCGACCTGTCCGACGAGCAACAGTCCGCGCACCGCTGGCTGACCGAGGTCTTCGAACCCGTCGTACGGGCGGTGCCGGCTCACCTGCGCAAGAAACTGGAGCCGGCCGAGCTGTTCGTGCAGGTGATCGAGCACCGGTGGCGGCTGTCCGAGCAGGCCGGGCGGGACGTGGGACTGGCCCCGGCGGTGCAGTCGTTCCTGGCCGACGTACTGGTACACCGGCCGGACGAACAGGCGGTGCTGGGCGTACCCGTACCGGCCGTCACCGGGTAG
- a CDS encoding amylo-alpha-1,6-glucosidase, translating to MTQSDQINILEGLTYIVSDRSGDVDPAPGDPDGLYFLDTRFLSKWVLTVNGERLTPLSVDDLQYFEARFFLVPGQPTHYVNTTLSVIRHRSIVAGFEEELTVVNSSGTPAEMTIRLDVASDFADVDRISLPEVHDDPRPEKKGHFYHESGDRHLHLCYVRKDFHRSTLVRSSESAEIDQDGMTFAVTIPGQGKWTTRLRVITDIRAPGREDVAGGAALIRKTKEGMREELDQWVDQAPRLECDYEPLAEAYRRSLVDLAALRIPGLDGIGPIPSAGLPWLNTVVGRQNIFTSLQTLPYLPELASTTLRTLATFQGSKLDDFREEEPGKILHLLRWNEAAAFQETPNARYFGSVDATPLFVVLLDEYERWTGDAELVRELEKEARAALHWIDEWGDLVGDGYLWYQPPRASGKEPNQSWKESERAICYADGRLPGFPRATCEVQGYAYDAKVRGARLARTFWGDPAYADRLERQAAELRERFNRDFWLPDRRYYALAREADGSRVDALASNLGHLLWSGIVEPDRAESVVEHLLGPRLFSGWGVRTLAADEAKHNPVGYHVGAVWPYENSIIAEGLRRYGYAAEAGILAQVTFEAARYFQGRLPEAFAGYDRELTTAPVRYPTATSPQGWSAGAVLSLLRTVLGLEAHADHLVVKAAVPPGLGQIALLHVRGPWGMADALGRPTASGPYS from the coding sequence ATGACGCAGTCTGACCAAATCAACATCTTGGAGGGGCTGACCTACATCGTCAGCGACCGGAGTGGTGACGTGGATCCGGCCCCCGGTGACCCGGACGGGCTGTACTTCCTCGACACCCGGTTCCTGTCCAAATGGGTTCTGACGGTCAACGGGGAGCGCCTGACCCCGCTCTCCGTCGACGATTTGCAGTATTTCGAGGCGCGATTCTTCCTCGTACCCGGTCAGCCCACGCACTATGTCAACACCACCCTTTCGGTGATCCGCCACCGCTCGATCGTGGCCGGCTTCGAGGAGGAGCTGACGGTCGTCAACAGCAGCGGTACGCCGGCCGAGATGACGATTCGGCTGGACGTGGCGAGCGACTTCGCCGACGTCGACCGGATCAGCCTCCCGGAGGTGCACGACGATCCGCGACCGGAGAAAAAGGGACACTTCTATCACGAGTCCGGTGACAGGCATCTGCACCTGTGCTACGTCCGCAAGGATTTTCACCGGTCGACCCTGGTGCGATCCAGTGAGTCGGCGGAGATCGACCAGGACGGGATGACGTTCGCCGTCACCATTCCCGGACAGGGGAAGTGGACCACCCGGCTGCGGGTGATAACCGACATCCGGGCGCCGGGTCGCGAGGACGTCGCCGGTGGGGCAGCCCTGATTCGAAAGACGAAGGAGGGGATGCGGGAGGAGTTGGACCAGTGGGTCGACCAGGCGCCTCGACTGGAGTGTGACTACGAACCCCTCGCCGAGGCGTACCGCCGGAGCCTGGTCGACCTGGCCGCGTTGCGGATTCCGGGGCTCGACGGCATCGGCCCGATCCCGTCCGCCGGTCTGCCGTGGCTGAACACGGTGGTCGGCCGACAGAACATTTTCACCAGCCTGCAAACGCTGCCGTACCTGCCCGAGTTGGCCTCGACCACACTGCGGACGTTGGCGACCTTTCAGGGGTCGAAGCTGGACGACTTCCGGGAGGAGGAACCCGGAAAGATTCTCCACCTGCTCCGCTGGAACGAGGCCGCCGCCTTCCAGGAAACCCCGAACGCCCGCTACTTCGGCTCGGTCGACGCGACGCCGCTGTTCGTCGTGCTGCTCGATGAGTACGAACGCTGGACCGGCGACGCCGAGCTGGTCCGCGAGTTGGAGAAGGAGGCTCGTGCCGCGCTCCACTGGATCGACGAGTGGGGCGACCTGGTCGGCGACGGTTACCTCTGGTACCAACCGCCCCGGGCATCGGGCAAGGAGCCCAACCAGTCCTGGAAGGAATCCGAGCGGGCGATCTGCTACGCCGACGGCAGGCTGCCCGGTTTCCCCCGGGCCACCTGCGAGGTGCAGGGCTACGCGTACGACGCGAAGGTGCGCGGTGCCCGGCTGGCCCGTACCTTCTGGGGCGATCCGGCGTACGCCGACCGACTCGAACGCCAGGCTGCCGAGCTGCGGGAACGGTTCAACCGGGATTTCTGGCTGCCGGACCGGCGGTACTACGCGCTCGCCCGCGAGGCCGACGGCAGCCGGGTGGACGCGCTCGCGTCGAACCTGGGACACCTGCTCTGGAGCGGCATCGTCGAGCCGGACCGGGCGGAGTCCGTGGTCGAGCACCTGCTCGGGCCCCGACTCTTCTCCGGCTGGGGAGTGCGCACGCTCGCCGCCGACGAGGCAAAACACAATCCGGTCGGTTACCACGTCGGCGCCGTCTGGCCGTACGAGAATTCGATCATCGCCGAGGGCCTGCGCCGGTACGGGTACGCGGCCGAGGCGGGCATCCTCGCCCAGGTGACGTTCGAGGCCGCGCGCTACTTCCAGGGGCGGCTGCCCGAGGCGTTCGCCGGCTACGACCGTGAACTCACCACCGCTCCGGTGCGCTATCCCACCGCCACCAGCCCCCAGGGGTGGTCGGCGGGCGCGGTGCTGTCGCTGCTGCGTACCGTCCTCGGCCTGGAGGCGCACGCGGATCACCTGGTGGTCAAGGCCGCCGTGCCGCCCGGCCTCGGGCAGATCGCCCTACTCCACGTACGCGGACCGTGGGGCATGGCAGACGCACTCGGCCGCCCCACCGCCTCCGGCCCGTACTCCTGA
- a CDS encoding SCP2 sterol-binding domain-containing protein codes for MDRTGEYFAGPARQRIHLLPRDFSATVRLDLSRPDGMTRWYLTVSEHSISVWPGGEREADCVLSSDGAVFDRLVAGGDITTATLRNEVTYIGSQRALIYFERLLPGPPGSRGPERVSVGRAGRHHVEGGQNDAV; via the coding sequence GTGGACCGGACGGGGGAGTACTTCGCGGGTCCGGCGCGGCAGCGTATCCACCTGCTGCCCCGCGACTTCTCGGCGACCGTACGCCTCGATCTGAGCCGGCCGGACGGGATGACCCGGTGGTATCTGACCGTCAGTGAGCACAGCATCTCGGTCTGGCCCGGCGGTGAGCGGGAGGCAGACTGCGTGCTTTCGTCCGACGGCGCGGTCTTCGACCGCCTCGTGGCGGGGGGCGACATCACGACGGCGACACTGCGCAACGAGGTGACGTACATCGGGTCGCAGCGTGCCCTGATCTATTTCGAACGCCTGCTGCCCGGACCACCCGGTTCGCGCGGCCCCGAGCGGGTGTCTGTCGGCAGAGCCGGACGGCACCACGTCGAGGGCGGCCAGAATGACGCAGTCTGA
- a CDS encoding DUF5753 domain-containing protein: MSERGKDRGWWETYGSGLTPWSRTFIRFETEAIRITSWQPMLVPGLLQVPDYTKAIMRACDVPDADAQIRVAARLGRQAILSRDEPPELHVIVDESALRRVLGGPRVMVRQLRHLIEAAERPNVTLSVLPFGVGGHIGVDGPFVILDFVRDPAVVHLEHRMSSLFLEEPAQVDAFRRAADKLARMALSPSRSVEFVARIATEHERE; this comes from the coding sequence ATGTCCGAACGCGGCAAGGACCGAGGCTGGTGGGAGACGTACGGTTCCGGGCTGACGCCCTGGTCACGTACGTTCATCCGCTTCGAAACCGAGGCGATCAGGATCACCAGTTGGCAGCCGATGCTCGTGCCCGGTCTGCTCCAGGTTCCCGACTACACCAAGGCGATCATGCGGGCGTGTGACGTACCGGATGCGGACGCCCAGATCAGGGTTGCGGCGAGACTCGGCCGGCAGGCGATCCTGTCCCGCGACGAGCCACCCGAACTGCACGTCATCGTGGACGAGTCGGCCCTACGTCGGGTGCTGGGTGGGCCACGGGTGATGGTCCGGCAACTGCGTCACCTGATCGAGGCCGCCGAGCGGCCGAACGTGACGTTGTCTGTGCTGCCGTTCGGCGTCGGCGGGCACATCGGTGTGGACGGACCGTTCGTCATCCTGGACTTCGTTCGTGATCCGGCCGTCGTGCACCTGGAGCACAGGATGTCGAGTCTCTTCCTGGAGGAGCCCGCGCAGGTGGATGCCTTCCGCCGTGCGGCGGATAAGCTGGCGAGGATGGCGCTCAGCCCGTCCAGGTCGGTGGAGTTCGTTGCGCGCATCGCAACGGAGCACGAGCGAGAGTGA
- a CDS encoding DUF397 domain-containing protein, with product MVAADLGDVVWRKSSRSGSDTDCVEIAELPHTIAVRDSKDPGGAILVFQRSTWGSFITQVRTIGPNFV from the coding sequence ATGGTCGCTGCGGATCTCGGTGACGTGGTCTGGCGCAAGTCCAGCCGCAGCGGCTCCGACACCGACTGCGTCGAGATCGCCGAACTACCGCACACCATCGCCGTACGCGACTCCAAGGACCCCGGTGGGGCCATACTCGTCTTTCAGCGCTCGACTTGGGGAAGCTTCATCACCCAAGTTCGCACGATCGGCCCCAATTTTGTGTGA